GCCGCTGTCCCGCCATCGTAACCCGAGATGGTGATGAGGTCGGCGTATGCTTTAGCCACCCCTGTTGCGATGGTGCCAACGCCTGGTTCTGAAACCAGTTTGACTGATACTAAGGCTTGTGGGTTAACCTGTTTTAAATCGAAGATCAGCTGCGCAAGGTCTTCAATCGAGTAGATGTCATGGTGAGGTGGTGGGGAAATCAAAGTGACCCCTTGCACTGAATGACGCAATTTAGCGATCTCTGCAGTGACTTTGTGTCCTGGCAGCTGTCCGCCTTCACCTGGTTTTGCACCTTGAGCGACTTTGATTTGCAGCACGTCTGCATTCGTTAAGTAGTGAGGCGTAACGCCAAATCGTCCAGAGGCCACTTGCTTAATGCGGGAGTTACGCTCAGTGCCAAAGCGGCGTGGGTCTTCCCCTCCCTCGCCGGAGTTCGAGTATCCCCCTAAACGGTTCATCGCCGTCGCTAAAGCTTCGTGCGCTTCTGGGCTTAACGCACCAATTGACATGGCTGCCGAATCAAAGCGTTTGAATAGATCGCTGGTGGGCTCAATCTTTTCGAGTGGCAGTGGTTTTTTCGCAGTTTTTAGCCCCATCAAGTCACGTAGCATGGCAGCAGGGCGCTGATTGACCTGTTTGGCATAGCTTTGATAGTCCTGAGAATCTCCCGATTTCACTGCGGTTTGTAGTTTACTAACCACGTCAGGGTTATAGGCATGAAACTCGCCTTGATGTACGTATTTGAGTAAGCCACCGTGATCGATTGGCTTGCGCTTTGCCCAAGCCTTGCGTGATAAGTTATGTAGATCCTGTTCAAAGTCGCTAAATGCAGCGCCTTGAATACGGGTCGCAACCCCTTTAAAGCAAAGGTCGACAACATCGCTATGAAGGCCAACCGCTTCAAACAGTTGTGAGCAGCGATAAGAGGCGATGGTAGAAATTCCCATCTTAGACATGATCTTGTACAGACCTTTATCGATACCATTGCGGTAGTTGATCATCACCTCTCGATAGCTCTTATCGAGCGTGCCATCGTCGATCATTTTACCGAGCACTTCATAGCTCAGGTATGGGTAAACGGCGGTAGCACCGAAACCAAGCAACACCGCAAACTGGTGTGGATCTCGGGCACATGCCGTTTCGACAATGATGTTGGCATCACAGCGCAGGTTTTTCACCACCAAACGATTTTGCACAGCGCCCACTGCCATGGCGGCAGGGATCGGCAACTTGCCTTTTTCAATCTCTCGGTCGGACAATATCAGCAGCACTGTACCTTGTTCGACAGCATCTTCAGCTTCATCACATAATCGTTCAATCGCTTGTTCTAGCGAATTCAACATTGGATCATAATTGACGTCTAGTTGGGTCGCTTGATAGTGATCATCGTCCAGATCTAATAGCTGGTTCATGTCCGAATAAAGCAGCACCGGGGAGTCAAATGTGACGCGGTGAGCATGACCATCAGTTTCACAAAATACATTCATCTCTTGACCAATACTGGTCGCCAGAGACATGACGTGTTTTTCACGCAATGGGTCTATTGGTGGGTTGGTGACTTGAGCAAATTTTTGGCGGAAATAGTCGCTGACTAAACGCTCACGAGAAGAGAGCACCGCCATCGGGGTATCATCGCCCATAGAGCCGACGGCTTCTTGGCCCATATCGGCCATAACTCGCATCACTTGGTCGACTTCTTCATTGCTCATTGCAAATTGTTTCTGGTAGACCTTGAGCTTAAGATCATCAAAGCTACGGCTGCCGACGTGCTCGTCATCCAGCTCTGAAAATGGCGTCAGGCGTTGGACATTATTTTGCATCCACTCTTGGTAGGGGTGGCGCTGCTTGAGATCGTTATCAATCTCATCCGATAGCCACAATTTGCCTTCTTGAGTGTCGACAACCAAAAGCTCACCGGGGCCAACTCGCCCTTTGTCCGCAACTTCATCAGGGGCGTAATCCCAAATCCCCACCTCTGATGCCAAGGTGATCAGTTTATCTTTGGTGATCACATAGCGCGCTGGGCGCAGGCCATTTCTATCGAGGTTACAAGCAGCGTAGCGGCCATCAGAAAGTACAATGCCCGCAGGACCATCCCACGGCTCCATGTGTTTAGAGTTAAAGTCGTAGAAAGCACGCAGATCACTGTCCATGTCGGGGTGGTTTTGCCACGCAGGTGGCACCAACATTCTCATTGCTCGGAAGATATCCATACCGCCGGATAAAAATAGATCCAGCATGTTATCTAGGCTAGAGGAGTCCGAACCACTCTCATTAACAAAAGGTGCGGCAGTTTGAAGGTCTGGCAGCAGGGGAGATGCGAACTTATAGCTTCGCGCTTGTGCCCACTGGCGGTTACCTTCAATGGTGTTAATTTCCCCGTTGTGTGCCAAGTATCTAAATGGTTGAGCCAGAGGCCAACGTGGCTGAGTATTGGTGGAGAATCGCTGGTGGAATAGACAGATCGCTGACTCCATTCGAAGATCGGCAAGATCCAGATAGAATCGAGGCAGATCAGCAGGCATACATAAGCCTTTGTAAACGATCACCTGAGTGGACAAGCTACAGACATAGAACTCTTTGTCTTCGGTGAGCTGCTTTTCAATTCGACGCCGGGCGATGTACAAGCGGCGTTCAATATCTTGCTCACGCCAGCCCGCTGGTGCTGAGATGAATACTTGTTCAATTGTTGGTAAGGAGTCTGCGGCGATCGGGCCGAGCACTTCTGAGTTAGTTGGTACTTCTCGCCAACCGACAACCGTCAGCGTTTCTTGCGCCAATTCTTGATTGATGATCTGTTTGGCTGCTGCGGCTTTAGCGTTATCTGGGCTTAAGAAAATCATACCCACTGCGTATTGTTTGGCTAGGTTCCAACCTTGTTCTTGGGCGATGAGACGGAAATAGCTGTCCGGCTTTTGAAGTAGTAGACCACAACCATCGCCTGTTTTACCGTCGGCAGCGATGCCTCCACGGTGGGTCATGCGATCGAGTGCGGAAATTGCAGTACGAACCAACTTGTGACTTGGTTGCCCTTCCATATGAGCGATTAAACCAAAACCACAGTTATCCTTTTCGAGGAGTGGATCATAAAGCGCCATAGCAATTCTCCCTTTGCTTGCAGCGATGCTGCGAATGACTGACTAATCCACGGCGAGGTGGTAACACCAACCCATCACAGGCGTTGAGCTTTCCAATGATGGCACTGGCATTGCGCCGAAAATTTAATTTAATTCAATATGTTGTACGTTTTTATTGTGCTTATAAATAGTGCAATAAATTGTAAGCATTTTATTTACACCAACTTTACAAGCTATATGCAATCGCAAGGATGGTCAAGTTTTCAGCAGAGAATGTGGGAAGTGGTTAGAGAAGGGGGGGGGAATGTGTTGAGGGTCGGTAAACGGTAATCGGTAAACTGGAAGATCCGGTTGGCTCTGTCTCTTACCGTTTACCGTTAGCCGCAGGTGTCCGTTTCCCCCTTTCCCGTTCTCATTAACCAAAAAAGGCCTGCAAAGGACAGCTTGCAGGCCAATTAGGAAGGAAAGTTATATCTCGCCTCTCTCAAGGCGAGTATTCATCAAGCTGACAGCATTAATGAGTCAGCTTTGGCTTCTAGGTTGGTATTACCCATTAAGAAGTCGTCAACCGCACGTGCACACTCACGGCCTTCGTTGATACAGCGAACTACTAGAGACTGACCAGTACGCATATCGCCAGCAGCAAATACACCTTTCTGGTTGGTCTGGAAACCTTCAGTCGCTACGTTACCACGCTCATCAAGTTTGATGTCTAGCTGTGCAAGTACACCAGTTGGTTCTGGGTGAAGGAAGCCCATCGCTAGGAACGCCATATCACATGGGATAACACGTTCACTGCCTGCAACTTCTTCAAAGCCCGGACGTTCACCTGGTTTAGCGTCTTGCCATACGATGTCAGCAATACGTAAGCCAGTTACTTGGCCTGCATCGTTACCGATGAATTCTTTCGTCAGGATGTTCCAATGACGTTCACAACCTTCTTCGTGAGAAGTGGTTGTCTTCATGATCATTGGGTATTGCGGCCAAGGCATGTTCGCTGGGCGCTTTTCTGGTGGGATTGGCATGATCTCTACTTGAGTGATGCTTGCTGCGCCATGACGGTTAGAAGTACCAACACAATCCGAACCTGTATCACCACCACCGATAACTACAACATGCTTATCTTTGGCATGAATCTCTTCAGCTTTAAGATCCATGTTATTGGCACGGCGGTTGTTTTGGCCTAGGAAATCCATTGCAAAATGAACACCCTTGAACTCACGGCCTGGAACAGGCAGATCGCGAGGCACAGTAGAACCACCAGTGAGAAGCACAACGTCATGCTCTTGGCGCAACTGTGCTGCATTAACATCAACACCAATGTGCGCATTAACGACAAACTTAACACCCGCACGTTCCATAAGGTCGATCTTGCGATCAATCACTTCCATGCTGAGCTTGAAGTCAGGGATACCAAAACGTAGTAGGCCACCGACTTTTTCGTCACGCTCATATACTGTCACAGTATGACCCGCACTGTTTAGCTGCTCTGCTGCCGCTAGACCTGCAGGGCCTGAACCAATGATGGCGACAGTTTTACCTGTGCGAGAACGAGGTGTTTTCGGTTTAGCGTACCCTTCACGGTACGCTGTTTCTACGATGGTTTTCTCAATGTTACAGATGGTGATTGGGTCTTGGTTAATCCCCAATACACATGCACTTTCACAAGGTGCTGGACAAACACGGCCAGTAAACTCTGGGAAATTGTTGGTTGTGCTTAGAATGTTCCAAGCCTCTTCCCAGCTGTCACGGTAAACCGCATCGTTAAACTCAGGGATGATGTTGCCAATTGGGCAGCCGTTATGACAAAACGGCACACCACAATCCATACAACGAGAAGCCTGAGTATTGATTTTGCTTCCGAACTCTTCGTTAAGAACAAACTCTTTGTTGTTTTGAATACGAACACTAGGGTCTAATTTGCGTGGCAATTCACGACCGTGCTCTAAAAATCCAGTAGGCTTACCCATTATACGGCCTCCATCTCTTCCTTGATTTTCGCCTGTTGTGCTTCAGCTTTACGCTTTTGAAGTACAGCTTTGTAGTCTCGTGGCATGACTTTCACCAATTGCGCTAGGTTCGCATCAAAGTTTGCAACAAACTCCTTCGCTACCGTACTACCAGTAAACTCGATATGCTTGGTTAGCATCTCTTGTAGCAGTGCTTTGTCTTCATCTTCAATTGGGTCTAGGTCAACCAGTTCAGGGTTTAGCTTGGTTTCAAAGTCACCATCTTTATCCCAAACGTAAGCAGTACCACCACTCATACCCGCAGCAAAGTTACGTCCTGTAGAACCTAGGATAACGGCAATACCACCAGTCATGTATTCACAGCCGTGGTCACCCACGCCTTCAACAACGACTTTCGC
This portion of the Vibrio sp. SCSIO 43136 genome encodes:
- the gltB gene encoding glutamate synthase large subunit encodes the protein MALYDPLLEKDNCGFGLIAHMEGQPSHKLVRTAISALDRMTHRGGIAADGKTGDGCGLLLQKPDSYFRLIAQEQGWNLAKQYAVGMIFLSPDNAKAAAAKQIINQELAQETLTVVGWREVPTNSEVLGPIAADSLPTIEQVFISAPAGWREQDIERRLYIARRRIEKQLTEDKEFYVCSLSTQVIVYKGLCMPADLPRFYLDLADLRMESAICLFHQRFSTNTQPRWPLAQPFRYLAHNGEINTIEGNRQWAQARSYKFASPLLPDLQTAAPFVNESGSDSSSLDNMLDLFLSGGMDIFRAMRMLVPPAWQNHPDMDSDLRAFYDFNSKHMEPWDGPAGIVLSDGRYAACNLDRNGLRPARYVITKDKLITLASEVGIWDYAPDEVADKGRVGPGELLVVDTQEGKLWLSDEIDNDLKQRHPYQEWMQNNVQRLTPFSELDDEHVGSRSFDDLKLKVYQKQFAMSNEEVDQVMRVMADMGQEAVGSMGDDTPMAVLSSRERLVSDYFRQKFAQVTNPPIDPLREKHVMSLATSIGQEMNVFCETDGHAHRVTFDSPVLLYSDMNQLLDLDDDHYQATQLDVNYDPMLNSLEQAIERLCDEAEDAVEQGTVLLILSDREIEKGKLPIPAAMAVGAVQNRLVVKNLRCDANIIVETACARDPHQFAVLLGFGATAVYPYLSYEVLGKMIDDGTLDKSYREVMINYRNGIDKGLYKIMSKMGISTIASYRCSQLFEAVGLHSDVVDLCFKGVATRIQGAAFSDFEQDLHNLSRKAWAKRKPIDHGGLLKYVHQGEFHAYNPDVVSKLQTAVKSGDSQDYQSYAKQVNQRPAAMLRDLMGLKTAKKPLPLEKIEPTSDLFKRFDSAAMSIGALSPEAHEALATAMNRLGGYSNSGEGGEDPRRFGTERNSRIKQVASGRFGVTPHYLTNADVLQIKVAQGAKPGEGGQLPGHKVTAEIAKLRHSVQGVTLISPPPHHDIYSIEDLAQLIFDLKQVNPQALVSVKLVSEPGVGTIATGVAKAYADLITISGYDGGTAASPLTSVKYAGSPWELGLAETQQALVANGLRHKIRLQVDGGLKTGLDVVKGAILGAESFGFGTAPMVAMGCKFLRICHLNNCATGVATQDETLRRDYFKGLPEMVVNYFTGLAEEVRELLAQLGVEKLTDLIGRTDLLEALPGLTAKQTKLDLSAILQQPVSPLGHPLYWTSPNAPFDKAELNQTILDDAIEAIEKQHTLSLYYDVRNTDRSIGARLSGEVAKRFGNGGVAGSPIKLHLNGTAGQSFGVWNAGGIELHLTGDANDYVGKGMAGGLINIHPHVGTAFKCNQATIIGNTCLYGATGGKLFAAGTAGERFAVRNSGAISVIEGAGDNACEYMTGGVVAILGATGVNFGAGMTGGFAYVLDEKQDFAGRVNQESVETVSLASLPIHQEHLRGMIAEHLEHTQSSHAEQILADFDQWIPKFFLIKPKAADLNTLLGHQSRSAAELRVQAQ
- a CDS encoding glutamate synthase subunit beta, with the translated sequence MGKPTGFLEHGRELPRKLDPSVRIQNNKEFVLNEEFGSKINTQASRCMDCGVPFCHNGCPIGNIIPEFNDAVYRDSWEEAWNILSTTNNFPEFTGRVCPAPCESACVLGINQDPITICNIEKTIVETAYREGYAKPKTPRSRTGKTVAIIGSGPAGLAAAEQLNSAGHTVTVYERDEKVGGLLRFGIPDFKLSMEVIDRKIDLMERAGVKFVVNAHIGVDVNAAQLRQEHDVVLLTGGSTVPRDLPVPGREFKGVHFAMDFLGQNNRRANNMDLKAEEIHAKDKHVVVIGGGDTGSDCVGTSNRHGAASITQVEIMPIPPEKRPANMPWPQYPMIMKTTTSHEEGCERHWNILTKEFIGNDAGQVTGLRIADIVWQDAKPGERPGFEEVAGSERVIPCDMAFLAMGFLHPEPTGVLAQLDIKLDERGNVATEGFQTNQKGVFAAGDMRTGQSLVVRCINEGRECARAVDDFLMGNTNLEAKADSLMLSA